The Mesorhizobium koreense genome includes a window with the following:
- a CDS encoding TetR/AcrR family transcriptional regulator has protein sequence MTTSTSSRPGRALDPAKRAAILEGARAVFMREGFAQGSMDAVAAEAGVGKQTIYRHFRSKEALVEALVEAMCAPEVVRPPTRFLPAGQRLRELLLTFVAGVTSPDSVRLYRAIVAEAERMPGLGRLFWEAGPRQVRVAIAQLWAEEHDAATAPVVAEQLVQLALGDAYQELVLGTGSPKPEVFGHQIDAALTLWEWRHASVAIGRAAFPA, from the coding sequence GACCCGGACGCGCCCTCGACCCCGCCAAGCGCGCGGCGATCCTCGAAGGCGCACGCGCCGTCTTCATGCGCGAGGGGTTCGCGCAGGGTTCGATGGACGCGGTCGCCGCCGAAGCCGGCGTGGGTAAGCAGACCATCTATCGCCACTTCCGGTCGAAGGAGGCGCTGGTCGAAGCGCTGGTCGAAGCGATGTGCGCGCCGGAGGTCGTCCGGCCGCCGACAAGGTTCCTGCCGGCCGGACAGCGGCTTCGCGAACTGCTGCTGACGTTCGTGGCCGGCGTTACCAGCCCGGACAGCGTCCGGCTCTACCGCGCCATCGTCGCCGAGGCCGAGCGGATGCCGGGCCTGGGGCGCTTGTTCTGGGAGGCTGGACCGCGCCAAGTCCGGGTCGCAATCGCACAGCTATGGGCCGAGGAGCACGATGCTGCGACCGCGCCTGTCGTCGCCGAACAACTCGTCCAACTGGCGCTGGGCGACGCGTACCAGGAACTGGTCCTGGGAACCGGGTCGCCCAAACCCGAGGTCTTCGGGCATCAGATCGATGCGGCGCTGACGCTCTGGGAGTGGCGTCACGCCAGCGTCGCGATCGGAAGGGCAGCTTTCCCGGCATAG
- a CDS encoding formylglycine-generating enzyme family protein, protein MHKVVLAIAVHVLALIAGLVSISPSLAQQRCTEIEFPSGKDTAVLSGLAPVDSVICYEMEARVEQLMLARGPENSRISGERSGNGETAEESWAVGITVGRLPRLRAEQMAENGSARFRLSCARDSGTGFEVSLREYAGDALGRDVDAEYPVKLVVADSHGGNQSFGLRMRYSRQDRVWTSEDSAPRGFIRSFEAGSQLKLLNSDDMPVAAFNLHGSSKYAKTALIYCGGDNTAIAATGTVTAEAGGTVVSAGTVSAPAASSDAGAGKAFRDCEHCPEMVPLPPGTFMMGASQKEMKQLKYVQWATPQHQVSIGYPFAIARFEITVDEFDAYVKETGAQVGGKCGIRTIESGPNKFKYNGTLVQGGDKTENAPYVVYIGDGSYAQPGLPVTGRQPAVCVSRNEMKDYLDWLSMKTNKHYRLPTEAEWEYAYRAGTETFNYWGNDFKQTCDYANFADRKSGYQAGMAASCSEKIHPDWTAEVGSYKPNLWGLYDMGGNAQETVEDCFHKSYQGAPTDGSPWTEPNCVLFTARSGDYELTQFSMRASERLIFGYSDGNDDGMWTRDEGSDERFNLLGFRVAVSLDDTSWDKMAGVAAPEKQAEVKEAAVTSPKAPESGLQYDYLPRAVKSYVEEVRNSCRDYDPNGIPADKMSGIRPISLADGTHALLIENETLCSDHYSGANCSNRGCDVVVMVEGNHGWKETFREHLYDGAFDIGDDKKLNSISASIYAGDPHCDPAPNAKFMSSDSCDVVIHYENKDWVWQKTRSQPTSRVTGDQIGTGTAPSTNESCDGSYVFVQLVTFLYDPLLGPKADRGALEAKGDAASWYDVECDAVGRPAIFTRYQFGKKTGMTGLEYEGQTSHVARQIEKNPDGKVLSITVIARDAKMRPARVEVRSPNGEAEKIGLFSYQDGHVDLNISAAKDGAALWHAREWFDDSGALTRAYWHYPKFWYDYHYDPKTGLYPSHDKYDGDQKFAITDYEYDEFGNTLSRRSTCIVDTCDTVTSFGKFDRGHLAHEEAKLKSGDELVWDNGYDAEGRLAVSRLSANGRFAIKFVVERDGTLVKQTVAYSPKGKKLFVYDRAETVYITRDGSPVNGGKYKRFTKHNVW, encoded by the coding sequence ATGCACAAGGTCGTCCTCGCGATTGCTGTGCATGTGCTTGCCTTGATAGCAGGCTTGGTTTCGATATCGCCTTCCTTGGCTCAACAACGCTGCACCGAAATCGAATTTCCGTCAGGTAAGGACACTGCCGTTCTGAGCGGCCTCGCGCCTGTCGATAGCGTCATCTGTTATGAGATGGAGGCCAGGGTCGAGCAATTGATGCTAGCGCGAGGCCCAGAGAATTCCCGCATCTCTGGAGAGCGCAGCGGAAACGGAGAGACCGCAGAGGAATCCTGGGCCGTCGGGATAACGGTCGGCCGCCTCCCGCGGTTGCGGGCCGAACAGATGGCGGAAAATGGAAGTGCCCGTTTCCGACTTTCCTGCGCCAGGGATTCCGGCACGGGCTTCGAGGTTTCCCTGCGTGAATATGCCGGGGACGCGCTCGGGCGGGACGTCGATGCCGAATATCCGGTCAAGCTGGTGGTCGCGGATTCCCATGGCGGAAATCAGAGCTTCGGTCTTCGGATGCGCTATTCCCGACAGGATCGGGTCTGGACTTCCGAGGACAGTGCTCCCCGAGGCTTCATAAGATCGTTCGAAGCCGGATCGCAGCTGAAGCTTTTGAACAGCGACGACATGCCCGTGGCGGCCTTCAATCTGCATGGTTCCTCGAAATATGCCAAGACCGCGCTCATCTACTGTGGCGGTGACAATACAGCCATCGCAGCGACTGGCACGGTCACTGCCGAGGCTGGGGGCACAGTAGTCAGTGCAGGGACCGTTTCCGCTCCAGCCGCTTCATCGGACGCCGGAGCGGGCAAAGCCTTCCGCGATTGCGAACATTGCCCAGAAATGGTGCCGTTGCCACCCGGCACCTTCATGATGGGCGCAAGCCAGAAGGAGATGAAGCAGCTCAAATATGTGCAATGGGCGACACCGCAGCATCAGGTATCGATTGGCTATCCGTTCGCCATTGCTCGGTTCGAGATTACCGTCGACGAGTTCGACGCCTACGTGAAAGAAACGGGCGCTCAGGTCGGAGGCAAGTGCGGCATCCGCACCATCGAGAGCGGCCCGAACAAATTCAAATACAATGGCACTCTGGTTCAAGGCGGCGACAAAACCGAAAACGCGCCTTACGTGGTCTACATCGGCGACGGTTCCTATGCGCAGCCAGGATTACCCGTCACAGGACGGCAACCAGCTGTATGCGTTTCCCGCAACGAGATGAAAGATTATCTCGACTGGCTCTCAATGAAGACAAATAAGCACTATCGGCTGCCAACAGAGGCCGAGTGGGAATACGCCTATCGGGCCGGAACTGAGACGTTCAATTATTGGGGCAACGACTTCAAGCAAACCTGCGACTACGCGAATTTCGCCGACCGGAAATCCGGTTATCAAGCGGGTATGGCTGCGTCCTGTTCGGAGAAGATTCATCCCGACTGGACAGCTGAGGTCGGGTCCTACAAGCCAAATCTGTGGGGTCTGTACGACATGGGCGGCAACGCGCAGGAGACCGTCGAGGACTGCTTCCACAAGAGCTATCAAGGCGCACCCACTGATGGTTCGCCCTGGACCGAGCCGAATTGCGTTCTTTTCACAGCGCGCAGCGGTGACTATGAGCTAACGCAGTTTTCCATGCGCGCGTCCGAGCGGCTGATTTTCGGCTACAGCGACGGTAATGACGATGGCATGTGGACCCGGGATGAAGGTTCCGACGAGCGCTTCAATCTCTTGGGTTTCCGCGTAGCCGTCTCGCTCGACGACACGAGTTGGGACAAGATGGCAGGCGTAGCAGCCCCCGAAAAGCAGGCCGAGGTCAAGGAAGCGGCCGTCACCTCGCCGAAGGCTCCGGAGAGCGGCTTGCAATACGATTACCTGCCTCGCGCGGTGAAATCCTATGTCGAGGAAGTCCGCAACAGCTGCAGGGACTATGATCCGAACGGCATACCCGCCGACAAGATGTCGGGAATCAGGCCGATTTCCCTTGCCGACGGCACGCACGCCCTTCTCATCGAGAATGAAACCCTCTGCTCCGACCACTACTCCGGAGCGAATTGCAGCAATCGCGGCTGTGACGTTGTCGTCATGGTCGAAGGAAACCATGGCTGGAAGGAAACCTTCCGTGAGCATCTGTACGACGGCGCCTTCGATATCGGCGACGACAAAAAGCTGAACTCGATTTCAGCGTCGATTTATGCAGGCGACCCGCATTGTGACCCCGCCCCGAACGCCAAGTTTATGTCCAGCGACAGCTGCGATGTCGTGATTCATTATGAAAACAAGGACTGGGTTTGGCAGAAAACCCGATCTCAACCGACGTCGCGGGTCACCGGCGACCAGATCGGGACGGGCACCGCCCCCTCGACCAACGAGAGTTGCGACGGCTCATATGTCTTCGTGCAATTGGTCACGTTCCTGTACGATCCTCTCCTCGGCCCGAAGGCAGATCGAGGGGCGCTCGAAGCGAAGGGCGATGCCGCCTCTTGGTACGATGTCGAGTGCGATGCGGTCGGTCGGCCCGCAATTTTTACGCGCTATCAGTTCGGCAAGAAGACGGGCATGACCGGTCTCGAATACGAGGGTCAAACGAGCCATGTGGCTAGACAGATTGAGAAGAATCCGGATGGAAAAGTCCTCAGCATCACCGTGATCGCGCGGGACGCAAAGATGCGGCCTGCAAGGGTCGAGGTTCGGAGCCCAAACGGCGAAGCGGAGAAAATCGGTCTGTTCAGCTACCAGGACGGCCATGTCGATCTGAATATCTCGGCAGCGAAAGACGGTGCAGCGCTGTGGCATGCGCGCGAGTGGTTCGATGATAGCGGAGCCCTTACGCGAGCTTACTGGCACTATCCGAAGTTTTGGTACGACTATCACTACGATCCGAAGACGGGCCTTTATCCGTCGCATGACAAATATGACGGCGACCAAAAATTCGCGATAACGGACTACGAATACGACGAATTCGGAAATACCCTTTCTCGCAGATCTACGTGCATTGTCGACACGTGCGACACGGTGACCAGCTTCGGAAAATTCGACCGTGGTCACCTGGCTCATGAAGAGGCGAAGCTCAAGAGCGGGGACGAGCTCGTCTGGGACAATGGGTACGATGCCGAAGGTCGGTTGGCGGTTTCGCGCCTAAGTGCGAACGGGCGTTTCGCCATCAAGTTCGTTGTCGAGCGGGATGGAACCTTGGTCAAACAGACTGTCGCCTATTCCCCGAAGGGCAAGAAGCTCTTCGTCTATGATCGCGCCGAAACAGTTTACATAACCAGAGACGGATCCCCGGTGAACGGAGGCAAGTACAAGCGCTTCACCAAGCACAATGTCTGGTGA
- a CDS encoding sulfatase — MKTVFLLFDSLNRLMLEPYGSTILQTPNFKRLAERCVIFDKHYIGSMPCMPARRDMQTGRHTFLHRSWGPLEPFDNSFPELIKTVGGYSHLISDHYHYWEDGGATYHTRYNSFEFIRGQESDPWKALLTSPIDRIREKYHPSQNDPGSRQNPYNYMINREFIKEEKDFPSVQCFEAGFRFLDINRTADNWFLQIETFDPHEPFFAPDRFKAKFPTDYRGPILDWPRYERVTEPQDQIDELRANYFALLTLCDDLLGRFLDYFDAHDMWEDTVLILTTDHGFLLGEHDWWAKNRMPLYEEISHIPLFIHHPDFVGKTGERRQSLTQTIDLMPTICELFGANIPPEVEGKSLLRLLERDEPQREAAMFGYWGGGVNIVDGRYTYFCYPKDMSNQDLYQYTLMPAHMTKLFTVEELKSASLVPPFEFTKGVPLLRVAHKSKADTRTHSYHFPEKMEDTNTVLYDLATDPGQTTPTDDPAVKQRLKDALFRLMLANDAPNEAIKRMKECFGE, encoded by the coding sequence AACCTTACGGCAGCACGATCCTTCAGACGCCGAACTTCAAGCGGCTCGCCGAGCGCTGCGTCATCTTCGACAAGCACTATATCGGCTCCATGCCCTGCATGCCGGCGCGCCGCGACATGCAGACTGGCCGCCACACCTTCTTGCACCGGAGTTGGGGGCCGCTCGAGCCTTTCGATAATTCCTTCCCGGAGCTTATCAAGACGGTTGGCGGCTATTCGCACCTCATCTCCGATCACTACCATTACTGGGAGGACGGCGGGGCGACTTACCACACCCGGTACAATTCCTTCGAATTCATCCGCGGCCAGGAATCCGATCCCTGGAAGGCGCTGCTCACCTCGCCGATCGACCGTATCCGCGAGAAATATCATCCGAGCCAGAACGATCCGGGCTCCAGGCAGAATCCGTACAATTACATGATCAACCGGGAATTCATCAAAGAGGAAAAGGACTTCCCTTCCGTCCAGTGTTTCGAGGCCGGCTTCCGGTTCCTCGATATCAACCGGACGGCCGACAATTGGTTCCTGCAGATCGAAACCTTCGATCCCCATGAGCCCTTCTTCGCTCCTGACCGGTTCAAGGCAAAGTTCCCGACCGACTATCGCGGCCCGATCCTTGACTGGCCGCGCTACGAGCGCGTGACGGAGCCTCAGGACCAGATCGACGAACTGCGCGCCAACTATTTCGCGCTCCTGACCCTTTGCGACGATCTCCTTGGCCGGTTCCTCGACTATTTCGACGCGCACGACATGTGGGAGGACACTGTCCTGATCCTGACCACGGATCACGGCTTCCTGCTCGGCGAGCACGACTGGTGGGCAAAGAACCGGATGCCGCTCTATGAGGAGATTTCCCACATTCCGCTCTTCATCCATCACCCCGACTTCGTGGGCAAAACGGGCGAGCGCCGGCAGAGCCTGACCCAGACGATCGATTTGATGCCGACGATCTGTGAACTTTTCGGCGCGAATATCCCGCCGGAGGTCGAAGGCAAGTCGCTGCTCAGGCTACTCGAACGCGACGAACCGCAGCGCGAAGCGGCGATGTTCGGCTATTGGGGCGGTGGCGTGAACATCGTCGACGGGCGCTACACCTATTTCTGCTACCCGAAGGACATGAGCAATCAGGACCTTTATCAATACACGTTGATGCCGGCGCACATGACCAAGCTCTTCACGGTCGAGGAATTGAAGAGCGCGAGCCTCGTTCCTCCCTTCGAATTCACCAAGGGCGTGCCGCTGCTTAGGGTCGCGCACAAATCGAAGGCCGATACCAGGACGCACAGCTATCATTTTCCGGAAAAGATGGAGGACACCAATACCGTCCTCTACGATCTCGCGACTGATCCCGGACAGACGACACCAACCGACGACCCCGCCGTCAAGCAACGACTAAAGGACGCTTTGTTCCGGTTAATGCTGGCCAACGATGCACCAAATGAGGCGATCAAGCGAATGAAAGAGTGCTTCGGCGAGTAG